A single genomic interval of Lysobacter avium harbors:
- a CDS encoding ferritin family protein, protein MRRTLTDNESREPLALAQNTPNQRRVSAREHARRRSLLREDPDIDVVDMPTLVGIAKAIEDEAVRRYRFLAELMESRGETSTAAAFRVMLEEEQSHVQAVDRWAASVGEPDIAAEDFEWQLPADLSTSWDKVAGSALLTPYRAFALAVENEERAFSFYAYLAAHAENEEIRAEAEKLGGEELRHAALLRKWRRRAYHRERRPARSEPADIDSIEELRDALAQHEAVIAAAHRALVPRLRHAGDHASAELLERAIPAATSPSPVGASQATATSAGTEDPRHLLVDAQKPLESLADMLETVMANADGELFEEAAAAMGRVVERISQISLQMRHP, encoded by the coding sequence ATGCGTCGAACCCTTACCGACAACGAATCCCGCGAGCCCTTGGCGCTCGCCCAGAACACTCCCAACCAGCGGCGTGTCAGCGCCAGGGAGCACGCGCGCCGGCGATCGCTGCTGCGCGAGGATCCCGACATCGACGTGGTCGACATGCCCACGCTTGTGGGCATCGCCAAGGCGATCGAGGACGAGGCGGTCCGGCGCTACAGGTTCCTCGCCGAGTTGATGGAGAGCCGCGGCGAGACGTCCACCGCCGCCGCGTTCCGGGTGATGCTGGAAGAAGAGCAAAGCCACGTCCAGGCCGTCGATCGCTGGGCCGCCTCGGTGGGCGAGCCGGACATAGCCGCCGAAGATTTCGAATGGCAGCTCCCGGCCGACCTCTCCACCTCCTGGGACAAAGTGGCTGGCAGCGCCCTGCTCACGCCGTATCGGGCCTTCGCCCTGGCGGTCGAGAACGAGGAGCGCGCGTTTTCCTTCTACGCCTACCTGGCCGCGCATGCCGAGAACGAGGAAATCAGGGCCGAGGCGGAGAAACTGGGCGGCGAGGAGCTGCGTCACGCCGCGTTGCTGCGCAAATGGCGTCGCCGCGCCTACCATCGCGAGCGACGCCCGGCACGCAGTGAGCCCGCGGATATCGACTCCATCGAGGAGCTGCGCGATGCCTTGGCGCAGCACGAAGCCGTAATCGCTGCCGCGCATCGCGCGTTGGTGCCGCGATTGCGTCACGCCGGCGACCACGCCAGTGCGGAATTGCTGGAGCGCGCGATTCCCGCCGCAACATCCCCGTCTCCGGTCGGGGCATCCCAGGCGACCGCCACCTCGGCGGGCACGGAAGATCCGCGTCACCTGCTCGTCGATGCGCAGAAGCCGCTCGAGTCGCTGGCCGACATGCTCGAAACCGTCATGGCCAACGCCGACGGCGAGCTGTTCGAGGAGGCCGCGGCCGCCATGGGGCGCGTTGTTGAACGCATCTCACAGATATCCCTGCAGATGCGCCATCCCTGA
- a CDS encoding NosR/NirI family protein — MSWRVVLALVLFAAFSWLPASAQNAATFDTFVNQVVPGEVVPGADRFGPTQQSPPVAQVFRGDELVGYAYLNSQYVNADGYSSKPIHIIVGLDTTGTIVGMKMVAHSEPIVLIGIPEKRVIDYMAAFIGYNPLKAAADGSGPPRVNLVSGATVTALVMGESITRSAVRVARLLGLGGAGPAGGGASAARSIDAGAGEVQGWQDLLEEGGVKHLHLTVGEVNSKFLESGDPVAAKFPQAGADDETFIDLYVALVSQPAIGRSLLGDSEYASMQQMLGTDQQAILVAGDGIYSFKGSGYVRGGIFDRIELVQGAETIRFRDQLHRRVGVIAAEGAPALKEIGIFIIPEGSEFDPTAPWRLQLLVQRATGALTKVFESFDLPYAIPARYTKADAPVAGDGAGAVTAPATTPGQAAPALAGGSGDPTQWFGEEEEGDPLWKRIWQSKVVAIAVLGIMLVVLTLIFFFQDVLVKHEKIFDRVRLAYLATTLFWLGWVAQAQLSVVNVLTFFSSLRAGFNWSSFLIDPLIFILWCSVAVSLLFWGRGAFCGWLCPFGALQELSNRIAKALKVPQLKIPWAVHERLWPIKYIIFLGLFAVSLGSLAFAEQLAEVEPFKTAIVLHFMREWWFVLFAVSLIVAGLFVERFFCRYMCPLGAALAIPGRMRMFNWLKRYRECGNPCMRCFKECPVEAIHPEGHINPNECIQCLHCQVLYHSEQKCPVKIQRRLKREKREAFAQRIPIAVLPDKDGPDPQPEPAS, encoded by the coding sequence GTGTCCTGGCGAGTCGTCCTTGCCCTTGTTCTCTTCGCGGCGTTTTCCTGGCTGCCGGCCAGTGCGCAGAATGCAGCGACCTTCGACACTTTTGTGAATCAGGTGGTTCCCGGTGAGGTCGTTCCCGGTGCCGACCGCTTCGGTCCTACCCAGCAGTCCCCCCCGGTCGCCCAGGTGTTCCGCGGCGATGAGTTGGTCGGCTACGCGTACCTGAACTCGCAGTACGTAAACGCAGACGGCTACTCCAGCAAGCCGATCCACATCATCGTCGGGCTGGACACGACGGGCACGATCGTCGGCATGAAGATGGTGGCCCACAGCGAACCGATCGTGCTGATCGGTATTCCCGAGAAGCGTGTCATCGACTACATGGCGGCCTTCATCGGTTACAACCCGCTGAAGGCAGCGGCCGATGGCAGCGGGCCACCCCGCGTGAACCTGGTCAGCGGTGCAACGGTCACCGCGCTGGTCATGGGCGAAAGCATTACCCGATCGGCTGTGCGCGTGGCGCGGCTGCTCGGGCTGGGCGGCGCGGGCCCGGCGGGCGGCGGCGCCTCGGCGGCGCGCTCGATCGACGCCGGGGCGGGGGAGGTCCAGGGTTGGCAGGACCTGCTGGAGGAGGGCGGCGTCAAGCATCTCCACCTGACGGTGGGCGAGGTCAACAGCAAATTCCTGGAAAGCGGCGACCCGGTGGCGGCGAAATTCCCGCAGGCGGGCGCCGACGATGAGACGTTCATCGACCTGTACGTCGCACTGGTATCGCAGCCGGCAATCGGACGCAGCCTGCTGGGCGACAGCGAGTACGCCAGCATGCAGCAGATGCTGGGAACCGATCAGCAGGCCATCCTGGTGGCCGGCGACGGAATCTACTCATTCAAGGGTTCGGGATACGTGCGCGGCGGCATCTTCGACCGCATCGAGCTCGTCCAGGGCGCCGAGACGATCCGCTTCCGCGACCAGTTGCATCGACGCGTGGGTGTGATCGCGGCGGAGGGCGCACCGGCGCTGAAGGAAATCGGGATCTTCATCATCCCCGAGGGCAGCGAGTTCGACCCGACGGCACCGTGGCGACTGCAGTTGCTGGTCCAGCGCGCGACCGGCGCGCTGACCAAGGTGTTCGAGTCGTTTGATCTTCCGTACGCGATTCCGGCTCGCTACACCAAGGCGGATGCGCCGGTGGCTGGCGACGGAGCGGGTGCGGTCACGGCACCTGCAACAACACCCGGTCAGGCCGCGCCGGCACTGGCGGGCGGTTCGGGCGACCCGACCCAATGGTTCGGCGAAGAGGAGGAAGGGGACCCGCTGTGGAAGCGGATCTGGCAGAGCAAGGTCGTGGCCATCGCCGTACTGGGCATCATGCTCGTTGTTCTGACCCTGATCTTCTTCTTCCAGGACGTGCTGGTGAAGCACGAGAAGATCTTCGACCGCGTTCGCCTCGCCTACCTTGCAACCACGCTGTTCTGGCTTGGCTGGGTCGCCCAGGCGCAGCTGTCGGTGGTCAACGTGCTGACCTTTTTCAGCTCGCTTCGCGCCGGCTTCAACTGGTCCTCGTTCCTGATCGACCCGCTGATCTTCATCCTGTGGTGTTCGGTGGCGGTATCACTGCTGTTCTGGGGACGCGGTGCGTTCTGCGGCTGGCTGTGTCCCTTCGGCGCGTTGCAGGAGCTGAGCAACCGCATCGCGAAGGCGCTGAAGGTGCCGCAACTCAAGATTCCCTGGGCGGTCCACGAGCGCCTGTGGCCGATCAAATACATCATCTTCCTTGGGCTGTTCGCGGTGTCGCTGGGTTCCCTGGCCTTCGCCGAGCAGCTTGCGGAAGTCGAGCCCTTCAAGACGGCGATCGTGCTCCACTTCATGCGTGAGTGGTGGTTCGTCCTGTTTGCCGTGTCGCTGATCGTCGCCGGACTGTTCGTTGAACGCTTCTTCTGCCGCTACATGTGCCCTCTGGGCGCCGCGCTGGCAATTCCCGGACGCATGCGGATGTTCAACTGGCTGAAGCGCTACCGCGAATGCGGCAATCCGTGCATGCGCTGCTTCAAGGAGTGCCCGGTGGAGGCGATCCATCCGGAAGGGCACATCAACCCGAACGAATGCATCCAGTGCCTGCACTGCCAGGTTCTGTACCACAGCGAACAGAAGTGCCCGGTCAAGATCCAGCGCCGGCTGAAGCGCGAGAAGCGCGAGGCATTCGCGCAGCGCATTCCCATCGCCGTCCTGCCCGACAAGGACGGACCCGACCCTCAACCCGAACCCGCGTCCTGA